AATTGACAGGTAGCTCAAAAAGATCCTGTCAATTTAGATACTAAACCTATATTTAGCTGACAGCCAACAGTTGATAGCTTTCAGCTTGAATATTAACGTTTTGAGAATTGGAATCTCTTACGTGCTTTTGGACGTCCAGATTTTTTACGTTCCACTTCGCGTGGATCGCGAGTCATAAATCCTTCTGCTTTTAATGCTTTTTTGTCTTCCGGATTTACTTTTACCAAAGCACGTGCAATAGCTAAACGAAGCGCTTCTGCTTGTCCTTTGAAACCGCCTCCTTCTAAATTTACTTTGATGTCGTATTTTTCAGCAACGCCTAATTTATTAAGCGGTTGTTTTACTACATATTGCAAAATAGGTGATGGAAAATATACGGCAATATCGCGTTTGTTAATGGTAATTTGTCCTTTTCCTTCACTTACGAAAACGCGAGCAATTGCTGCTTTTCTTCTTCCTAATGCGTTTATTACTTCCATATCGGTTATTTAAGTGAGTTTAAATCTATTTGTTTTGGTTTTTGTGCCTGCATATTGTGTTCTGCACCTGCAAACACGTATAGGTTGTTGATAATTTTATCGCCGAGACGATTTTTTGGCAACATTCCTTTTACAACTTTTTTTATCAAACGTTCAGGACTTTTTTCCATTAAATCAGCAGGAGTGTATTCTCTTTGTCCACCGGGATAACCTGTATGACGAAGATAAACACGACCAGTCCATTTATCGCCTGTAAGACGTACTTTGTCTGCGTTGATAATTATTACATTATCGCCACAATCAACGTGAGGAGTAAAACTTGGTTTGTATTTGCCACGCAAAAGTTTAGCTACTTTTGAACTCATACGTCCCAACACCATATCGGTAGCATCTACTACCACCCATTCTTTCTGCACCGTTGCTTTATTGGCAGAAATGGTTTTATAACTTAACGTATTCACTTTATAAAAAATGTTTTATTATTAATAATGTAGTCTTTTTAATAA
The genomic region above belongs to uncultured Paludibacter sp. and contains:
- the rpsI gene encoding 30S ribosomal subunit protein S9 (Evidence 2a : Function from experimental evidences in other organisms; PubMedId : 10094780, 1091515, 12244297, 12809609, 3884974, 4346030, 7556101; Product type s : structure), producing MEVINALGRRKAAIARVFVSEGKGQITINKRDIAVYFPSPILQYVVKQPLNKLGVAEKYDIKVNLEGGGFKGQAEALRLAIARALVKVNPEDKKALKAEGFMTRDPREVERKKSGRPKARKRFQFSKR
- the rplM gene encoding 50S ribosomal subunit protein L13 (Evidence 2a : Function from experimental evidences in other organisms; PubMedId : 10094780, 12809609, 365580, 3884974, 9298646; Product type s : structure) translates to MNTLSYKTISANKATVQKEWVVVDATDMVLGRMSSKVAKLLRGKYKPSFTPHVDCGDNVIIINADKVRLTGDKWTGRVYLRHTGYPGGQREYTPADLMEKSPERLIKKVVKGMLPKNRLGDKIINNLYVFAGAEHNMQAQKPKQIDLNSLK